The DNA segment AGTCCATATTTACCGCCTTCTGCTACGTCATAACGAATGACACCAACGTTCATTGTTAGCTCGCCGCTTTCTTCATCTTCGTAACTAATACCAAGTTTTACTGCACGAGAATCGCCAAATAGATAGTCACGACCAAATGTCACAAAATCATTTGCAGCTCCAGTTAATTTAAATTTACCAAGGAAAGCTACCAAATGAAGGCCAGCATTTACGCCATTATTTGGTTCCATCGCGTGGGCGGATTTTCCGACGATGTTAATTTTAACAGATTTACCGTTTTCTTCTAACGTTCCCTCTACTGGATGGTTCGCTAGGAATGTTTTGAATGCACTTGCTACTTTATCAAAATCTTTTACATCTTCAATTATAGCTGTTGCATGATCAGGCACCATATTGTAGCGTTCACCTGATTCTACGCTAAGTAAACGGAACGCTGCTTCACCACTTGCTTCCCCATCTTTGAAAGATACATCGAGTTCCGAAATACCTTTTTCAGCGTGAATAATTGGAAATTCAGCATCAGGAACAAAACCAAGGGTTGGTTGTTCTTCTGTTTCAAAATAACGTTCTACACAGCTCATGCCGCTTTCTTCATCCGAACCAACAATGATTCTAATCCGACGAGAAAGTGGTAACCCTAATTCTTTAATGATTTTTAATGCGTAATAGCCAGCGATTGTTGGGCCCTTGTCATCGGCAACTCCACGAGCGTACAATTTGCCGTCGCGTAATGTTGGCTCGAACGGTCCATTCGTCCAGCCGTCCCCAACTGGAACAACATCGACATGTCCTAAAACGCCAACCAGTTCTTCTCCTTGTCCATATTCAAGATGTCCCGCTACATTTCCAACTTCTTTTGCGGTAAAGCCATCTTTTTTACCAAGATCAATCATATAGTCGAGTGCGCGTTTAACGTCTGGTCCAAACGGTGCATCTTCTGTTTTTTTACTATCATCGCGAACACTTGGAATGCGAAGAAGCCCTTTTAAATCTTCTAGGAAATCATCTTTACGAGATTCCACTTCTTTTTGCCAGTTAATTTCTGTCATAATTGTTATTCCCTCCTTCAAACTTATCTTCTCTATTGTAAACTCTTTTTACGTAGCTTGGAAGCCGGAACTATCTATTTTTTCATAAAACCTTTAATTGCTTCAAAATCCCAACGTTCCATCCGGCTAGAAAATACTACATCTATGATATTTAAGCTTTCTTTTTCTAGTGGTAAGAAACGGTATTCCTCATGTTCATCGGATAATTCGATTTCTCCTTCTTCTGGCATTTCTACTAAATAGATGACTCCTGTAATTTGGTAGTCTTCGTGGAAAAATTCCCATGTATCATATAGGATAAACGGCTGGACCTGTAGCTTCGTTTCTTCATAAACCTCCCTAAAAAGGGCCTCTCCATGAGTTTCGCCGTAATTCATGCGCCCTCCTGGAAGTTCAAACACTTCTCCTTCTACGCCTCTTTTTTTGAGTGCTAAAAATTGGCCATCTTTTACGATAACTGCTTTTACAGCAGGATATATAGGTTTCATTTTACAAAAGCCTCCTTTTCATTTAAGATAAACATGATTTATCTGTTCTTTATTTTACCCGGTTGAGTAGATAAATGCCAGTGTCATAAGGAGGTTTTACAAAAGTGAAGAAGATTACACCGAAAGCAATGTGTGCATGGATTCCAAAACGAGAAGATGAAACACATAAGGGAGATTATGGACGCGTTTTAATTGTCGCTGGAAATAAGCAATTTGGCGGTGCTGCTATTATGGCTGCAGAAGCCTGTGTCAAAAGTGGTGCAGGTTTAACAACGGTTGCTTCTGATAGTGTTAACCGCCCCGCCCTTCAAACAAGAATTCCTGAATGTATGTTCATTGACTATGAAAATATCACTAGTTTAAGTGACCAAATAAGTCAATTTGATACCATTTTAATTGGTCCAGGTCTTGGGCTAGATGCTCATGCAGAAGAAATTTTTCGCTTGGTATTAGAAAAATCAACTGAACATCAGCAAATAATTATTGATGGTGATGGTATTACTATATATGCTAAGGGAGAAATTTCGCACCCCGCATCCAAGCTTACCTTTACACCACATTTGGGAGAATGGGAACGGCTTAAAGTTTTAGTACCTAATGCGGAAACAATGCTAGATGCCGCAATAGCTTTAGATGCAACAATAGTTCTCAAAGGCCACCGTACAAAAGTATATTCCGGTGAAACAGTTTGGCAAAATATGTATGGAACTCCTGCTATGGCAACAGGTGGTATGGGTGATACGCTGGCAGGAACGATTTGTGGGTTAATGGCACAAACAGAAAAACCAATTACAGGCACACTCGCTGCCGTTTTTCTTCATAGCTACATCGGAGAAATTTTAGCGAAAAAACGTTATGTTGTGTTACCAACTGAAATCGCCGAAGAACTACCAACATATTTAAAAATTTTTAGCGAAACAGACGAACACGCTTAAAAAAATCCTCCCCGTTAAAAAGGGAGGATTTTTTCTATGCTTTTTTAAATTTTCTAGTCCATAAAGTTAATTTTTCATTCCATATAAAGTAACAACCTATTCCGCTGAAAAGGACAGCATTTCCGATAAAGAAACCTGCTACAACGTCACTTGGGAAATGAACACCTAAATAAACGCGGGAATACATAATAAACAATACAAGACCTAGCATAAAAATCCCAATCAGCAACCGGAGCCACTTGTGACTAACATAAAGAATTAAAAAGAAAGCTAGCATTCCATAAAAAACCGTGGATCCAGTGGAATGTCCACTTGGAAAACTAAAGCCTCCTTGTTCAATTAATTTATATGTTGGTCTTGGTCGTTGAACAATATTTTTAATAATAGACGGAATAAGTGCGCCACCTATTAAGACTATTCCGCCAAACCAAATCGCCATATCAACTTTATGCTTCAACACAAGTGAAGCGATAACAACTACAGTTAAAATACAAACAGTCGCCACGCCACCAATATCGGTTAAGTAGGAAATTATCGTCGTTTTTGTATCTGTAATTCCAACACGAATAATACTATTCCAGTAATCATCAAAACTATGGATCCAACCCGCTCCAGTCATAACCCCTACCATAAAGAAAATAAATCCAAGGAGGGCAAATCCACTAATTATAAATGGTGTTTTTTTCATACAATCCTCCTAGCGAATTCTTAATTTTTCACGTAATCTTGTGCCTCTTGGGCCAAATAATTTATCAGATAAATGTAGTTTGAATGCCATATAACCATAGAAAACAGCGCCACTTCCACCACAAATCATCGTCAAAAGGAATGCTGACATTTTTCGGTTTGGACTAATAAAATTGGAAAGTCCCAAATATAGACCTATTACAAGAACACCCATCAGAGCTGTGATTACTAAGAAAAGCACCGTTCGCCGCAAAATAACTTTAAAAGAGAAACGAACATATTTTTTAATAATAAATAACATAAAGATACAAGAAACCGCATAACCAATCCCAGTAGCTATAATGGATCCTTGAGCTTCAAATAGCATTATAAGTGGCATTTGCAGGACAGATTTTGCTAGTAAACCTAGTAATAAACCAAGTACTGTAAAACGTTGTTCATCAATCCCTTGAAGAACTGCGGCTGAAACACTAAATAAAGAGAATAAGATAGCTATTGGTGCAAATAATTGTAAAAGTGCTGTTCCATTATCGCTAGGTGCAAAAAACACAGTAAACAATGGCCTAGCTAACATCGCAATTCCGAAACAAGCAGGAATCGTTAAAAATAGTAAAATTTGAAAGACATCATTGAGTTGGCGCTTCACTTGCGCATACTCTTTTCGTACATATGCACCAGTTACAAGTGGAACAAGTGCCATGGAAAATGCAATTGCTAATGTCCCTGGAATCATAATTAATTTTTGTACATCAAAGTTAATAATCGCGACAAATGAATTAACCAAATCAGGTGCTGTTCCAATGTATTCTAGCACTCTTCCTAAAGTGAATTGGTCAATTAATTGATAAAGCGAAGTAGCCGATCCAACTATAATAAAGGGAATTGCCGAAAGAATAATATCTTTATATAAAGTTGGAATAGAGATTTTCACCGTTCCTCTATCTTCTAAAAGCATTCGGTCCAGTCCAGGTTTTCGTTTGTAAAAATACCAAAGCAATAAGAGCAAACTCGCAAAAGCACCCACAAATGCTGAAAACGTAGCGATACTAATTGCAGTAACTACACTTCCATCAAGGACATACATGACGATAAAAGTTCCAGCAAGCAAGAATACAATACGTACAACTTGTTCTAAAACTTGGGATACAGCAGATGGTCCCATCGAGTTATATCCTTGGAAAAAACCACGAAGTAAACTCATTACTGGTATGATCAGCAAGGCAAAACTAACCGCACGAATAACTTTTATTCCATCTGCCAAACTATATCCGCCTTCTAATTGCTGCATCCGAGCAAGAGTTGGAGCAAGTCCATACATTGCAAGGAAACAAACAATTCCCGAAAAAATCATTAAATAGACACCTGTTTTAAATAAGCGTCGCCCTACTGCATACTCTTCCATCGCATTATATTTCGCTATATATTTGGCAACAGCAAGCGGGATCCCAGCAGTTGCAATGCTTAAGAATAATTGATACGGTACATAACCGAAATTATATAGAAGTGCTGGTTCATCTCCTCCAATAATCGCATAAAACGGAATCACATATAATATTCCAAGCACTTTGGAGATTAATGTCCCAAGCGTCAGAATAAATGTTCCCCTGAGCAGTTTTGAACCCATCATCTAACTTCCTTTACATTAAATTATACATCCTTGTTTACTTTACCATTAACTCTTTTAAAAAAAAAGAACAAACCAAAATAATTATCGGCTTGCTCTTTATAAAAAGCTTAAATTAAATGCAGTTTTTTACGAATTTTATACATCCGATCACCTAAAATATAGTTGAGTAAACCAGCTTTTGCAGCTAAAAACGCATACACATAAGCTCCAACACCAGCAGAAACAAAAACAATAATTAAAGCTGTTAATCTTGCATGCGGATTTAAAAATAAAATTAATCCGTGATAGATAATCCAAACACTAAGAAGCATAATAAAACTGATACCAAGAATTAATACTAGTCTTCTGATAATATATTTAAATGAGTAATTAGCGTATTTTTTTATAATGAAAATAGTGAAAATAACAGAAACTATATATCCAAGCCCTGTTGCAAGAGCTCCACCTTTTGCTCCAAAAAGTAAGATTAAAGGCATTTGTAATACAGATTTCGTTAATAATCCAAGCAGTAAACTTAGAACCGTATAACGTTGCTCGTCAATTCCTTGAAGAATCGCCGCCGTCACACTAAATAATGAAAAGAAAATGGCAAATGGCGCAAAAAAACTAAGTAACATGGAACCATCTGCATTATACCCGTAAAAAATGGTATAAAGCGGATCTGCCAAAAATGCAATCCCTAAACATGCAGGTACTACTAAAAATAATAATACTTGAAACACAGCCGTTAAATGATGATGAACTTCTCGAATACGTCCTTTATGAAAAGAAGCTGCTACTAAAGGAACCAGTGTCATCGAAAATGCCAACGCTAACGTCCCCGGAATCATAATGATTTTTTGAACCGAGAAGTTGAAAATAGAAAGTAAATCTTCTGCTGCTTTCCCTGACATGCCATCATACGTTAAAACTCGCGCAAATGTGAACAAATCAATTTGTTGATAAAGCGACATTGCCATTCCTACAATAATAAAAGGTACAGCAGAAATGGATATTTCTTTCAACAAATGCAGCGTAGAAACTTGCAGCTTATTCTCACTGCTAGCAATCATTTTTTGAATACCTGGTTTTCGTTTGCGATAATACCAAATAAGGCATACTAAACTGAAAAAAGCACCAACAAAAGCCGCAAACGTTGCTAAGCTCATAGCCGTTACAAGACTTCCTCCAATTAAGTGAAGCACAATATACGTACTAGCAAGTAAGAAGACAATTCTAGCTACTTGCTCAATTACTTGGGATACAGCAGACGGTCCCATCGAATGAAACCCTTGAAAATAACCGCGAAGTAAGCTCATTACCGGAATAATAAGTAATGCAAAACTTACAGCACGAATAACCGTCGTAATATCCTCAATGCTCGTCCCACCACTGACTTCTTGCATTCCTGCTAGTAATGGTGCAAAAATATACATAATCAAAAAACTAATAATCCCAGTAAAGATCATTAAATAGGTACTTGATTTATATAATCTTTGACTTAAAGCATATTCATTTAACGAATTATATTTAGATATATATTTGGCAACAGCAAGAGGGACTCCTGCCGTTGCAATATTTAAGAAAATTTGATACGGCACATAACCGTATTGATAGAGAATAGTTGCCTCTTCCCCGCCAGCAATCCAATAAAATGGAATCACATATAAAATCCCTAAAATTTTCGACAACAAAGTTCCTGCTGTCAGTACAGCCGTTCCTCGCATTAGTTTTGAACTCATAATTTCTATTACCTCTATTGATTTTTTCTTTTAAGACTTTATATTATGTATGATGTAAAAATCATCTTTACATTACTACTTTTATCGCATTCGTCTAAGATTTAAAATACAAATGACACTTAAAGCAAGTAGTACTGCTGGTAAAATAAGCGAAACAACTTGTACACCACTATTAATCATGGATAAAACAATACCAAGAATAGTAAAAGCAATATATAAATAATAGACAATTGGCGTGATGATAATACCTTTTCTAAGTTTATTAAAAGAAAGAAATAACATAACGGTAAATGCAATACAAAGAACAGCCATAATAGTTGTTGTCATAATCATATTCTGAACAATCGCGGTTGCATGTGCATTAGCAAGCACTTCTTTTCTTTGTTGTAGTCCAAAAAGACTTACGATAGAAATCGTACTTAATACAGCTTGAATAGCGGATACAATGGCTATTCCAAGTGTGACATTCTTTGTGTTATTGAACATTCTAGCATGCTCTGGTTTAACTTCAACAGACATCCCTACAACTCCTCTTTAACATTCTATACACCAGACTTTACCATATTTAAAGAGAAATTGTAAGTAATTTTTAGTTTTCGATTCGAACTTCTGCTGCCTTTTGTAAAAACGTTCCTAGTTCTGCTTTTTTATTTTCATGTAACATTTGCACCACTTTGCTTCCGATAATCACACCATCACATACATGCGCAAATTTTTCCACATGTTCAATAGAAGAGACACCAAAACCGGCAAGAACTGGAACTGGACTAATACTTTTTAAATAAGCTAAATGTGTATCTATATGTGTATCAAATTTATTTCTGACACCTGTTGTTCCATTCACTGTTACAGCATAAATAAAACCCTCTGCTTGTTTAGCAATTTC comes from the Listeria welshimeri serovar 6b str. SLCC5334 genome and includes:
- the pepV gene encoding dipeptidase PepV; the encoded protein is MTEINWQKEVESRKDDFLEDLKGLLRIPSVRDDSKKTEDAPFGPDVKRALDYMIDLGKKDGFTAKEVGNVAGHLEYGQGEELVGVLGHVDVVPVGDGWTNGPFEPTLRDGKLYARGVADDKGPTIAGYYALKIIKELGLPLSRRIRIIVGSDEESGMSCVERYFETEEQPTLGFVPDAEFPIIHAEKGISELDVSFKDGEASGEAAFRLLSVESGERYNMVPDHATAIIEDVKDFDKVASAFKTFLANHPVEGTLEENGKSVKINIVGKSAHAMEPNNGVNAGLHLVAFLGKFKLTGAANDFVTFGRDYLFGDSRAVKLGISYEDEESGELTMNVGVIRYDVAEGGKYGLNFRYPVTANMDKLKNKMQTVVYEYNAQYTHYSDSKPLFVPKDHPLIQTLQEVYTKQTGEEATLLAIGGGTYARHMETGVAFGALFPGREDTMHQKDEFSYFDDLLKATAIYAEALYKLAK
- a CDS encoding NUDIX hydrolase translates to MKPIYPAVKAVIVKDGQFLALKKRGVEGEVFELPGGRMNYGETHGEALFREVYEETKLQVQPFILYDTWEFFHEDYQITGVIYLVEMPEEGEIELSDEHEEYRFLPLEKESLNIIDVVFSSRMERWDFEAIKGFMKK
- a CDS encoding NAD(P)H-hydrate dehydratase: MKKITPKAMCAWIPKREDETHKGDYGRVLIVAGNKQFGGAAIMAAEACVKSGAGLTTVASDSVNRPALQTRIPECMFIDYENITSLSDQISQFDTILIGPGLGLDAHAEEIFRLVLEKSTEHQQIIIDGDGITIYAKGEISHPASKLTFTPHLGEWERLKVLVPNAETMLDAAIALDATIVLKGHRTKVYSGETVWQNMYGTPAMATGGMGDTLAGTICGLMAQTEKPITGTLAAVFLHSYIGEILAKKRYVVLPTEIAEELPTYLKIFSETDEHA
- a CDS encoding phosphatase PAP2 family protein; translated protein: MKKTPFIISGFALLGFIFFMVGVMTGAGWIHSFDDYWNSIIRVGITDTKTTIISYLTDIGGVATVCILTVVVIASLVLKHKVDMAIWFGGIVLIGGALIPSIIKNIVQRPRPTYKLIEQGGFSFPSGHSTGSTVFYGMLAFFLILYVSHKWLRLLIGIFMLGLVLFIMYSRVYLGVHFPSDVVAGFFIGNAVLFSGIGCYFIWNEKLTLWTRKFKKA
- a CDS encoding polysaccharide biosynthesis protein: MGSKLLRGTFILTLGTLISKVLGILYVIPFYAIIGGDEPALLYNFGYVPYQLFLSIATAGIPLAVAKYIAKYNAMEEYAVGRRLFKTGVYLMIFSGIVCFLAMYGLAPTLARMQQLEGGYSLADGIKVIRAVSFALLIIPVMSLLRGFFQGYNSMGPSAVSQVLEQVVRIVFLLAGTFIVMYVLDGSVVTAISIATFSAFVGAFASLLLLLWYFYKRKPGLDRMLLEDRGTVKISIPTLYKDIILSAIPFIIVGSATSLYQLIDQFTLGRVLEYIGTAPDLVNSFVAIINFDVQKLIMIPGTLAIAFSMALVPLVTGAYVRKEYAQVKRQLNDVFQILLFLTIPACFGIAMLARPLFTVFFAPSDNGTALLQLFAPIAILFSLFSVSAAVLQGIDEQRFTVLGLLLGLLAKSVLQMPLIMLFEAQGSIIATGIGYAVSCIFMLFIIKKYVRFSFKVILRRTVLFLVITALMGVLVIGLYLGLSNFISPNRKMSAFLLTMICGGSGAVFYGYMAFKLHLSDKLFGPRGTRLREKLRIR
- a CDS encoding polysaccharide biosynthesis protein encodes the protein MSSKLMRGTAVLTAGTLLSKILGILYVIPFYWIAGGEEATILYQYGYVPYQIFLNIATAGVPLAVAKYISKYNSLNEYALSQRLYKSSTYLMIFTGIISFLIMYIFAPLLAGMQEVSGGTSIEDITTVIRAVSFALLIIPVMSLLRGYFQGFHSMGPSAVSQVIEQVARIVFLLASTYIVLHLIGGSLVTAMSLATFAAFVGAFFSLVCLIWYYRKRKPGIQKMIASSENKLQVSTLHLLKEISISAVPFIIVGMAMSLYQQIDLFTFARVLTYDGMSGKAAEDLLSIFNFSVQKIIMIPGTLALAFSMTLVPLVAASFHKGRIREVHHHLTAVFQVLLFLVVPACLGIAFLADPLYTIFYGYNADGSMLLSFFAPFAIFFSLFSVTAAILQGIDEQRYTVLSLLLGLLTKSVLQMPLILLFGAKGGALATGLGYIVSVIFTIFIIKKYANYSFKYIIRRLVLILGISFIMLLSVWIIYHGLILFLNPHARLTALIIVFVSAGVGAYVYAFLAAKAGLLNYILGDRMYKIRKKLHLI